The genomic region GATAGACGATGCGCTTGACCCCGGCCTGGCTCGCGGCTTCGACGACGTTGCGCGCCGAGCGGGCCTCCGCCTCGACGAAATTGCTTTCGGTGCCCATAGAGTGCACGAGGTAGTAGACGACGTCGATGCCGTCGAACGCGTTGCGCAGCGAATCGACGTCGTCGAGGTCGCCCTTGACCACCTCGACGCGGTCGCGCCATTCGACGCCGGATAGTTTGTCGGGGTTGCGCGCCAGCGCGCGCACCGCAAACCCGCGGTCCAGGAGCCGGGGGATCAGTCGGCCACCGATGTAACCGGTCGCACCGGTCACCAGGCAGCGAATCGTGTCAGCCACTCGACCGGGATGGCCGGTTTCCGGCTCAGGCAAACCCGCAACCCGGATCGGGCGCGTCGACCGCCAGCGGTGTGCCGGTCGGCTGGATGTAGACGACCCACATCACGAGCGGATCGGGGCCCAGGTTGCGACCGATGTGGACGTTGTCGGGTCCGCTGGCCTCGGTGATCGGCGCGCCGGGTGGATAGATCCCGTCGACGGTGCACGTGGCGGCGTCGTGGGTGAGCGTGCCCGCGCGTACCACGCCGAACACCCGACCGTCGTGGTAGTGCCACCCGGTGCTACCGCCGGGAGCGATGGTGATCTCGCGGGTGACGTAGTCGACACCGTCGACCGTTGCCTGCGACATCGTCCTCGCCTCCACGCCCACCGACGGTGTGGCCGACGCGCTGACCGAGGCGACCACCAGGGCCACCATGGCGCCGGTGACCGCCGCCGGCCAGCGAAGTCGTCTCATGGGTGTCACGTTCTCACAGGCAATGGTTCGCGACAATGACGATGAACGACAATGACGATGAACGACAATGACACCGTGGCCGAGTCGAGTCCGCTGGCGTCCCTGGTCAGGAATCGCGGGGAAGCTGCCGCACTCGTTGAGCACGGGCGCACGTGGAGTTACCACGAGCTGGACGCCGCGGTGGATCGACTGGCCACCGAGATGCACGGCGACCTCCCGCCCGGTGAACGCGTCGCCCTGATGTTGCCCAACGGTGTCGAGCTGGTGGTCTGCTATCTGGCCTGCTTTCGCTCCGGTGCGGTCGCCACCCCGCTGAACAACCGCTACGCGGCACCCGAAGTCGAAGCAGCCCTGCGGCGTTCGCGCCCGCGCTGGCTGATGGTGGCCAGCGGCAGACGGGCGCTGCTCGACCAGCTCGACCCCGAGGTGCTCGACGGCATCCGGGTGATAGCGGTGGACGGCGTCGACTCGCTGAGCGGCGACGCGAGGGTCGCCCCGGCCGGTGGGCTGCCCGCCGTCGTAGCCGATGCGCCCGCGGTCATCTTCTTCACCTCCGGTTCCACCGGCCGCCCGAAGGGAGTTGTGCACACCCACGCCTCGGCTTACGCGATGTTGACGAGCACCTCCGCGGCGCTCGGTGACATCCGGTCCGGCGACGTGCTGCAGGTTTTCGAGCCGCAGGTGCACGTCAGCGGGTTCATCGCCACCTTCGCCGCCCTGGCGGCCGGCGCAACCTCCGTGGTGTACGACGGATTCGACCCGCTCACCTACGCTCGCGCCCTCCGGGAACACCGGCCGAGCCTGATCTGCACCCACATCGACGTGCTGGCCGAGCTGCTGCGCCAGCCCGGCGTGCACCGTGACTGGTTCGATTCGCTGCGCGGTGTCTACACCGGCGGCGACACCGTGCCGGTCGCGCTGCAGCGCCGCTTCCGGGAGGTGAGCGGGCTGCCGATCGGCGTCGGCTACGGCATGACCGAGGCCATCTGGCTGACCGTGTATCGCGACGGCGACACCGACCGTGACGGCTGCATCGGACGCCCGGTCGGTGGCGCGCGCTTGCGGGTCGACGAGGCGACGGGCGAACTGCTGGTGGCCGGGCCGATGGTGATGCAGCGCTACTGGGACGACGACGCGCTCACCGCGGCCACCCTGGCCGACGGCTGGCTGCGTACCGGCGACCGGGCCCGCCGGGACGCGGCGGGGGTGTGGTGGTTCACCGGACGGCTCAAAGACATCATCGTCCGGCGAACGTCGAAGATCACCCCGGGAGAGGTCGAGGCCGTATTGCAGCGCCACCCACAGGTGGCGATGGCCGCGGTCGTCGGCCTGCCGGACCCGCAGGAGGGGCAGGTGCCCGTCGCGTTCGTGGTGCCGACCTCCGGTGCGGCGCCTTCGCCGGATGAGCTGGCCGCCTTCCTGCATGGGCGTATCGCCGACTACAAGATCCCGGCGCGATTGCATCTGCGTTCGGCCCTGCCGCTGACCTCAAGCGGCAAGATCTCCCGAGGCGACCTGACGGAGAATCTCTGACAGGGCCGGTCTACCGCAAGCGGTTACCGGGCGCAGCGACGCGACGGTAGCCTTTGTTCCGATGACCGAACGCGCCGAACCGACCGGCATCTCCTATGCGTCCGCCGGGGTGGATATCGAAGCAGGCGATCGCGCCGTCGAACTCCTCAAACCGCTGGCAGAGAAGGCGACCCGGCCCGAGGTGCGGGGCGGGCTCGGCGGGTTCGCCGGCCTGTTCGCGCTGCGCGGCGGCTACCGCGAGCCCCTGCTGGCGTCCTCGACCGACGGGGTCGGAACGAAGCTGGCCGTCGCACAGGCCATGGACAAACACGACACCGTCGGAATCGACCTTGTCGCGATGGTCGTCGACGACCTCGTGGTGTGCGGGGCCGAACCGCTGTTCCTGCAGGACTACATCGCGGTCGGTCGCACCGTGCCCGAGCGCATCAGTGAGCTGGTGTCCGGCATCGCCGGTGGCTGCGTGATGGCCGGGTGTGCGCTGCTCGGCGGGGAGACCGCCGAACATCCCGGCTTGATGGCGCCCGATCACTACGACATCTCGGCCACCGGGGTGGGGGTGGTCGAAGCCGACGACGTGCTGGGCCCCGACCGAGTCAAACCCGGCGACGTGCTCATCGCGATGGCGTCGACGGGTTTGCACTCCAACGGGTACTCACTGGCTCGTCACGTGCTGCTCGAGATCGACCACATGAACTTGGCGGGCCACGTCGAGGAGTTCGGCCGCACCCTCGGCGAGGAGTTGCTGGAGCCGACCCGGATCTACGCCAAGGACTGCCTGGCCCTGGCCGCAGAGACCCAGGTGCGCACTTTCTGTCACGTCACCGGCGGCGGGCTGGCCGGCAACCTCGAGCGCGTCGTCCCACCCGGGCTGGTCGCCGAAATCGACCGGGGCACATGGACTCCCGCCCCGGTGTTCGCGATGATCGCACAGCGCGGCCGTGTCGAGCGGGTCGAGATGGAGAAGACCTTCAACATGGGTGTCGGCATGGTCGCCGTCGTCGCGCCGGAGGACACCGACCGCGCGCTGGCGATCCTGACCGCACGTCACCTGGACTGCTGGACGCTGGGCACCGTCAAGAAGGGCGGTAAAGGCGGCCCGCGAGCCGAACTCGTGGGCCAACACCCGCGGTTCTAGACGGTCAGCGGCGCCATTCGTCGTCGTCGACCCACTCGTCGGCCACCGGATCGGTGCCGTTGACGTCGTCTTCGGGCGCGCCCGACAGCTCGCGCTGAAGCCGCTCGAAATCGGTCTGCGGTGAGCTGTATTTGAGCTCACGCGCAACCTTGGTCTGCTTTGCCTTAGCCCGGCCGCGGCCCATGGGGGAACCCCCTCGCGCAATAACGGAGCGGCCCGATGTGCAGGCGGCTCCGATCTGAGTGTCTAATTTCGTCCTGCAGACACTTTACCGTGCCTGGCTGCGGTGCGCTGGCAGGCCCTCGACGTCAACGCCCGCCGCCTCGCAACTGTTCCACGGCACGGCGTCCCGCCCCCGTCGCCTCGGGCGGCGGCATGGAATCCGCGTCAATCACCGCGCGCACCGCGCCAATGGTCAGCTCGGCGTCCGCGGGCAGGCCGCGTTTGAGCAGCGCCAGCGCGATCGGTCCTTCGTCGACATGGTCGACCACCGTGCCGAGCCGGCCCACGGTGCGCCCACCGGCCAGTACCGGCTCGCCCGTCGTGGGCCGGTCCGTCGACCCGTCGAGGTGCAGCAACACCAGCATGCGGGGCGGTTTGCCCAGGTTGTGAACGCGTGCCACCGTCTCCTGCCCCCGGTAACAGCCCTTGTCCAGGTGCACGGCCGGCCCGATCCAGCCCACCTCGTGCGGAATGGTCCGTTCATCGGTGTCGACGCCGAGCCGGGGCCGGCGCGAGGCGACGCGGTGCGCTTCGTAGGCCCACAGACCTGCAGGCCGCACACCCGCGTCCAGGAGGCGTTGCCGCCAGTCGGTGGCCGCCTCCCGTGGGACGACGAGGTCGAGCTCGACGTCTTCGCCCGCGATGCGCCGCAGGAACCCGCCACCGGCGAGCGCGACGGCGGAATCCGGCGCAGGCAACGCGTCCAGCCCGAGCACCTCGAGGACAGCGGGGTCCGCCGACTGCGGCCCGAGCAGCGATAACACCGCCAGGTCCGCCGCCTCCACGACCACGTCGGCCCAGAAAACCATCTTGCGCAGGTAGGTCAGCAGCGGCTCCCCGCGCCACGGTTCGGTGTCGAGGTAGGTGACGCCACCCAGCTCGGTCTGAACCCAGTGATCTTCCACACGGCCCTGGCCGTCGAGGCTCAGATTCTGCGTCACCGAGCCGTCGGCCAGGTCGCTGACGTGCTGAGTGGTCAGGCTGTGCAGCCAACTCCGACGGTCGTTGCCCGCGACGGTCAGCACCGCGCGATGCGAGCGGTCGACGAGCACGGCGGCGTCGTATGCCGCGCGCTGCTCGCCGAAAGGGTCGCCGTGATGCCAGACGGCGCCGGCATCGGGTCCGGTGTCGGGTGCGGGAACGGCTGACATGACTCAACTCTACGTTCGGCGCGCCCGCACCCCGCCGCTACGCTTGCAGCCCATGGCCAATCCACCAGGAGTCGTGGTGACCCTCGACGGACGGCTGCACGACCCGTCGGCGCCGCTGCTGCACGCCGATGACCTGGCCGCCGTCCGCGGCGACGGGATCTTCGAAACGCTGCTGGTCCGCGACGGCAGCCCGTGTCTGCTCGAAGCGCACCTGTCGCGGCTGACCCACTCGGCGCGGATGACCGATCTGCCCGTCCCGGACCTGCCGCAGTGGCGCGCCGCCATCGATGCGGCCGTGAGCCGGTGGAACGCCGACGACGGCGGTGAGGGCGTGCTGCGGCTGGTGTACAGCAGGGGACGCGAGAGTGGTTCGCCGCCCACGGCGTTCGCGACGATCGGCGCGTTGCCCGCGCGCGTCGCCGAGGTGCGGCGCAAGGGTTTGGCGGCACTGACGCTGGCCCGCGGGTTGCCCGCCCAGACCGCCGCCGATATGCCGTGGCTGCTGGCCGGCGCGAAGACGCTGTCGTACGCGGTCAACATGGCCGCGCTGCGGCACGCCGAGCGGCACGGCGCCGGCGACGTGATCTTCGTCGGCTCCGACGGGCTGATCCTGGAGGGGCCACGCTCGACTGTGGTGGTGGCCACCGAGTCCGAAGGAGCATTGACGCTGCTGACGCCGCCGCCGTGGTTCCCGATCCTGCGCGGCACCACCCAGCAGGCACTGTTCGAAGTCGCCCGCAGCAAGGGTTACGACTGCGACTACCGTGCCCTGCGGCCCGCGGATTTGACTGCAGCTCAAGGGGTTTGGCTGGTCTCAAGCATCACGCTGGCTGCTCGGGTGCACACGCTCGACGGCAGGCTGCTGCCGCCCTCCCCGCTGGCTGCCGAGTTCGGCGAACTGGTCGACGCCGCGATCGTTTCCGATCGCTGAGGCCGGAAAGCGCGGACTGGCATCCGAGTCGCCGAGGATACGACATCCTGTGGTGGTGGAAGGTGACTCGGCTCGACCGCGTCTCTCGGGTTGGCAGCGGCTGGTGTTGCGTCGTCTTGCCCGGCATGCGGGCAAATCGCCCGGCCAACCGTTGTCGCCAAACGACTGGCAGGCCTACTTCGACTTCTCCACCACACGGTCTTCACGCGTCGCTCACCGGCTGATGCACCTACTACCGGCCAGTCCACGCTGCGGAATGTGCGGAGCACCGTTCGCCGGCCTCGGTGGCCGGTTGGTCCGACCGCTGGGCTACCGACCGTCGCGCAAGAACCCGACTCTGTGCGCGACGTGTGTCGAGTTATCGCCGCCGGGCGGGATGACGACCGAGGCCGGTGTGCTCTTCGCAGACCTGCGTGGCTTCACCACTCGGTCGGAGTCGATCTCCCCGCTGGACACCAGCGCGCTACTGCGCCGCTTCTACGCGGTGGCCGAATCGGTCCTCTATCCCGACGCCATCATCGACAAGTTGATCGGCGACGAGGTGATGGCGCTGTACCTGCCCGCCTTCGTCGTGCGCAGCTCATGGGCACCGACAGACGCCGACCGCCGCGCCGTGGCCGCGGTCATGCTGAGTCACGCGCGCGGACTGCTCGAAGGCGTCGGTTACGGCACCGGCGGCAAGGTCCTCGACCTCGGAGTCGGCCTGGACTACGGCGAGGTCTTCGTCGGCAACATAGGTGGCACCGAAGCGCTACGCGACTTCACGGCCGTCGGCGACGTGGTCAATACCGCGGCGCGGCTGCAGTCTTGCGCGAGAGGCGGCGAGGTGATGGTTTCGCAGCGGCTGGGTCGATTTCTCGATGAACCGGCGGGCCGGTCCGAACTGGTCTCCCTGAAGGGAAAGCGCGAACCCTTCGCCGCGCAGCGCGTGCAGTGGTTCCTCGGCGATCGCTGAGCGCGCAGAGCTCCCTTAATCGCTTGTCGCGCTAGATAAGCGCGGGTACCGTCGCTCGTACACAGGAAGGGAGGTGGTCCGACATCATTAGTGACTTATGGACTTGTGAGGTGGCTGCGAGCTAGCAGCGCCAGGGGAATGAGCGCAACAGCTCTTCGCGACCTGCGCGCGCTGGCGAATTCCCCGCAGTCACCCGGCCCCCGAGCCCCTTGGTCTTGTCCGCCAGGAACACACGGCTCGGGGGCCGCCCCTTTTCTGACGGCCGAATCGGTAGCGAACCGTTGCACGACAACCCTGGCACTGCGTGTCGCGCTGCGCGATGATTCGCCACATGGGCTTGCCCAGGAGGTTCGGTGCGCTGCTGGTCGCTGTCGTCGCGACCGCCTGCGCACCGGCCGCCGAACCTTATTCGGCGCCGCGGCCCCAGGACTGTCGCAAGGATCACCTGACCACTCTGTATCCGGGCGTGTTCACGTTCGGCACCGACCAGCCCGTGTATCCACCCTGGTACATCGGCGACAACCCGGCCAACGGCGAGGGGTTCGAATCCGCCCTGGCCTATGCCGTGGCCGCCGAGTTGGGCTACCGCGGCCAGGAAGTCCGCTGGGTGCGGGTGCCGTTCAGCGAGGCCATCGCTGCGGGCCCGAAGTCGTTCGACGCAAGCCTTTCTCAGTTCTCGATCACCCAGCCGCGCAAGGCGGCCGTCGACTTCTCGTCACCGTACTTCGACGTGAGCCAGGCCGTCGTCACTGTCAGGTCGTCGCCCGCGGCGCGCGCCCGCAGCCTCGCCGACCTGAGGCCACTGCGGTTGGGCGCCCAAGTCGGCACCACCAGTCAGACAGCGGCCACGGCGGTCACCGGTGACGCGCCGGTCTCGGCCTACAACACCAACGGCGACGCCAAGCTCGCCCTCGGTTCGGGCGAGATCGACGCGGTGGTCGCCGATCTGCCCACGGCGTTCGCGCTCGCCTCGGAACTGCGGGACGGCATGATGGTGGGCCGGCTGCCGAACGAGTCGGCCGACGTCGAGCAGTTCGGCATCGTCCTGGACAAGGACAGTGGGCTGACCCGCTGTGTCTCCTTCGTCGTCGACTCGCTGCGCGCCGACGGGACGCTGGCGCAACTGGAGAACACCTGGCTGGCAGAGGGCGGTGACGCGCCGATTCTGACCTAGCTGGCCGGTCCCGGCGCGAGGGCGGAACAGGCCGCCATCGCCTGCCGCCAGGCGTCCGGAGCGACACCCGCGGGCGGTCCGCCCCCCGGGCCCGGCGCGGAGGGGACGCCCTGCTCGTCCAGGCACTGAGCCAGCGAGCCGTGGCCGCTGGGCGCCTCGGAAGTGACGTCTGTGGTGGGGCTGGGGGGCTGGTCGCCGGGCGGTTCTGACGCGCAGCCGGCGAGGATCGCGGCCGCGGCGATCACCACGGAGAGCCGGCGCACTAGCCGACGTACCTGGACAGCCGGGCCGACAGGTGGGGCACCAGGCCCCCGTCGGCGTCCACCCGTTCCTCGACGTAGGCCAGATCGCCGCCCTCGACGATGCCGTACAGGCGTTTGGCGCCGCCGACGAGCACCCCGGACTTGCTGCGCGCCAGGGCGTCGGTCACCAGCTCCCACGACGACTGGTTGCGGGGGCGACCGTAGAACAGTTCGACATAGCCTGCCGAGTGCGCCAGCAGCAGTTCGATGGCCTGGGACTCGGATGGATCCGCCGGGTCGTCGACGAACCGCCAGAAGCCGGATTCCCGCAACGTGTGCTCCTCGTAATCGCCGGCTTCGGACAACCGCCACGAACGGGCCTCCCAGATCAGGTAGTCGCCACCGTCGTGCGACACGACGATCTGCTGCCCGAACCGATAATCGCCGTGTGCCCCGCGGCCCTCACCTTCACCGCGCCAAACACCGACCAGCGGCAGCAGCGCCAGCAGCGCGTCGTTGAGGTTGACACCCTCGCGAAGGTTCGCGGTGTCCGCCGGCGCAGGCAGGTCGGCGAACACCGGGATGTTGCGGGCAGCGGTGGTCTTCGCGCGTTCGGCGGCCGCCGCGACGGCGTCGTCGCCGGACGTCACGACTCGTCGGTGATCAGTCGGTACAGCGCGTAGAGCGCGAACCAGGTGATCAGCACGGTGCAGGCGACCAGGAGAAGTTCGTAGAACAGCACCACGGCGCCAAGTCTAGTCCGCCGCCAACCACCCGGCGCGTCGGCTCGTACCTCGCCGCCTTCGTCGTCAGGCGACCTTGACGTGGACCTCGTGAATGCCCGCGCCCGAGGGTGCGACGACGGCATCGCCCTTGCCGACCTTCGACAGTGCGCGCAACGTCCAGGTGCCAGGTGCGGCGAAGAACCGGAAGTCACCGGTGGCCGACGCGACGACCTCGGCGGTGAACTCGTCGGAGCTGTCCAGCAACCGCACGAAGGCGCCGCCGACCGCCTGACCCGATCCGTCCACGACGCGACCCGTGATCACAGTCTCCTTCTCGAGGTCGACGCCGGCCGGCAACGTCAGCCCTTGCTTCGGTGCAGTGCACATATCAACTTCCCAACTCGATCGGGGCACCCACCAGGGAGCCGTATTCCGTCCAACTGCCGTCGTAGTTCTTGACGTTCTGGTGTCCCAGGAGTTCCTGCAGCACGAACCAGGTGTGCGACGAGCGCTCACCGATCCGGCAGTAGGCGATGGTCTCCTTCTCTCCGTCCAAGCCGGCCTCGGAGTACAGCTTGGCCAGGTCCTCGTCGGACTTGAACGTGCCGTCGTCGTTGGCCGCCTTGCTCCAGGGAACGTTGATGGCACCGGGGATATGCCCGGGCCGCTGGCTCTGCTCCTGAGGCAGATGCGCGGGCGCCAGGATCTTGCCCGAGAACTCGTCAGGGGAGCGCACGTCGACGAGGTTCTTGTTGTTGATGGCGGCGATGACCTCGTCGCGGAACGCCCGGATGCTGGTGTCGGGGGCCTTGGCGGTGTAGCTGGTCTCCGGCCGCTGCACCGTGTCGGTCGACAGGGGACGCCCGTCGAGTTCCCACTTCTTGCGGCCTCCGTCGAGCAGCTTGACGTCCTGATGTCCGTAGAGCTTGAAGTACCAGTAGGCGTAGGCGGCGAACCAGTTGTTGTTGCCGCCGTAGAGGATCACGGTGTCGTCGCCTGCGATACCACGCTCGGACAGCAGCTTGGAGAACTGCTGTTGGTCGACGAAGTCGCGGCGCACCGGGTCCTGCAGGTCGGTCTTCCAGTCGATCCGCACCGCGCCCTCGATGTGGCCGGTGTCGTAGGCGCTGGTGTCCTCGTCGACCTCCACGAAAACGGTGTTGGGGGCATTGAGATTGTTCTCGGCCCACTCGGCGGTGACCAGCACATCAGAACGTGCCATGGACGAGTTCCTTTCGATTGCTTCGGGTTTGGGTGAGTCGTGCGACAAGCGGGTACAGCTGACAGCCCAGGCAGATGCCGAAGGCCGCGTTGAGGAAGGCCGCCGTCAAGGCCGATCCGGTGGCGATCAGACCGAGCAGAGGCAGGCCGGCGGCGAACCCGACCACGCCGACCAGTCCGAACACCAGGCCCACCAGTTGGGCGAACCTCAGCGGTGCGGCGGGCTCCTTATCGGTCACCGGGGCCAGGTGTGGCGCGATAAGACGGCCGAACACCAGCCCGTAGGGATGCCTGCGTGGCCCCAGAACCGCCCCGACGGCGAACACCACCGACTGCGCACCGAGCAGGACGGCCGCGCCGAGCGGGCTGACCGCCGACACCAACAGAACCGCCACCAGCACGCCTGCGGTGACCCAGGCGACGAAGCGCGGACCCCGGGCATCGACCTGGTCAGGCACCTGGTTGTTCGTCGTCGGCATGAATGAACTCCTGTTGCGTCATGGGGCTGATTTGGGGCAGACCACGAGGGGTCGCTCCCGAGTGCGGCGCGAAGGAAACGCAGCTACTCAGCAGCTACAACAACAACAGCAAGAACCCGCGACGCGGCACAGATCGACTGCGCGGCGCTTGGTGAGCATCGGCTCGAGGCGGGCGGACACGCCGGACAGCCTACCCAATGACAGCGTGATCAAGCCAACAGCGGTTCCACCGCCGCCCGCAGGTCAGCAGCCCTGGGGACGCCATGGGTGCGGTACCGCGGCCGACCATCGGCGTCGAACACGATCGTGGTAGGCAGCGACAGCACCGAAAGGCGCCGCGCCGCTTCCGGATTCGCGTCCATGTCGATCTCGACATGCGCCACTCGAGGCAGCTCGGCGCAGACCTCCTCGACGACCCGGCGCACCGCATCGCACGGTCCGCACCATGGCGCCGAGAAGTGCAGCACCGTCGGCCCGGTCGTCGACAGGCCGAGGTCGCTGGTGTCGACGTTGGCGGCGTCCTCCGCGGAGCGCAGCAAGCCGGCACGCAGCGTGATCAGCCTGCCGACGACGAATGCCACACCGAGCGCGGCGATCAGCACGGTGATGGCGAGCACCCAGGACGAGCTCATGGCCGGCCTCCGTTCTTCGCGCAACCGCTCATCTCATGGTGAACTCGTCGAGGTCGACGGTCACTCCCTCGGCGATCCCTTCGATGATGATGTCGGATCCCCGCGCGCCCTG from Mycobacterium sp. IDR2000157661 harbors:
- a CDS encoding cupin produces the protein MRRLRWPAAVTGAMVALVVASVSASATPSVGVEARTMSQATVDGVDYVTREITIAPGGSTGWHYHDGRVFGVVRAGTLTHDAATCTVDGIYPPGAPITEASGPDNVHIGRNLGPDPLVMWVVYIQPTGTPLAVDAPDPGCGFA
- a CDS encoding class I adenylate-forming enzyme family protein, with the translated sequence MTMNDNDTVAESSPLASLVRNRGEAAALVEHGRTWSYHELDAAVDRLATEMHGDLPPGERVALMLPNGVELVVCYLACFRSGAVATPLNNRYAAPEVEAALRRSRPRWLMVASGRRALLDQLDPEVLDGIRVIAVDGVDSLSGDARVAPAGGLPAVVADAPAVIFFTSGSTGRPKGVVHTHASAYAMLTSTSAALGDIRSGDVLQVFEPQVHVSGFIATFAALAAGATSVVYDGFDPLTYARALREHRPSLICTHIDVLAELLRQPGVHRDWFDSLRGVYTGGDTVPVALQRRFREVSGLPIGVGYGMTEAIWLTVYRDGDTDRDGCIGRPVGGARLRVDEATGELLVAGPMVMQRYWDDDALTAATLADGWLRTGDRARRDAAGVWWFTGRLKDIIVRRTSKITPGEVEAVLQRHPQVAMAAVVGLPDPQEGQVPVAFVVPTSGAAPSPDELAAFLHGRIADYKIPARLHLRSALPLTSSGKISRGDLTENL
- the purM gene encoding phosphoribosylformylglycinamidine cyclo-ligase, which gives rise to MTERAEPTGISYASAGVDIEAGDRAVELLKPLAEKATRPEVRGGLGGFAGLFALRGGYREPLLASSTDGVGTKLAVAQAMDKHDTVGIDLVAMVVDDLVVCGAEPLFLQDYIAVGRTVPERISELVSGIAGGCVMAGCALLGGETAEHPGLMAPDHYDISATGVGVVEADDVLGPDRVKPGDVLIAMASTGLHSNGYSLARHVLLEIDHMNLAGHVEEFGRTLGEELLEPTRIYAKDCLALAAETQVRTFCHVTGGGLAGNLERVVPPGLVAEIDRGTWTPAPVFAMIAQRGRVERVEMEKTFNMGVGMVAVVAPEDTDRALAILTARHLDCWTLGTVKKGGKGGPRAELVGQHPRF
- a CDS encoding DUF3073 domain-containing protein, yielding MGRGRAKAKQTKVARELKYSSPQTDFERLQRELSGAPEDDVNGTDPVADEWVDDDEWRR
- the ygfZ gene encoding CAF17-like 4Fe-4S cluster assembly/insertion protein YgfZ — protein: MSAVPAPDTGPDAGAVWHHGDPFGEQRAAYDAAVLVDRSHRAVLTVAGNDRRSWLHSLTTQHVSDLADGSVTQNLSLDGQGRVEDHWVQTELGGVTYLDTEPWRGEPLLTYLRKMVFWADVVVEAADLAVLSLLGPQSADPAVLEVLGLDALPAPDSAVALAGGGFLRRIAGEDVELDLVVPREAATDWRQRLLDAGVRPAGLWAYEAHRVASRRPRLGVDTDERTIPHEVGWIGPAVHLDKGCYRGQETVARVHNLGKPPRMLVLLHLDGSTDRPTTGEPVLAGGRTVGRLGTVVDHVDEGPIALALLKRGLPADAELTIGAVRAVIDADSMPPPEATGAGRRAVEQLRGGGR
- a CDS encoding aminodeoxychorismate lyase, with the translated sequence MANPPGVVVTLDGRLHDPSAPLLHADDLAAVRGDGIFETLLVRDGSPCLLEAHLSRLTHSARMTDLPVPDLPQWRAAIDAAVSRWNADDGGEGVLRLVYSRGRESGSPPTAFATIGALPARVAEVRRKGLAALTLARGLPAQTAADMPWLLAGAKTLSYAVNMAALRHAERHGAGDVIFVGSDGLILEGPRSTVVVATESEGALTLLTPPPWFPILRGTTQQALFEVARSKGYDCDYRALRPADLTAAQGVWLVSSITLAARVHTLDGRLLPPSPLAAEFGELVDAAIVSDR
- a CDS encoding adenylate/guanylate cyclase domain-containing protein, whose product is MCGAPFAGLGGRLVRPLGYRPSRKNPTLCATCVELSPPGGMTTEAGVLFADLRGFTTRSESISPLDTSALLRRFYAVAESVLYPDAIIDKLIGDEVMALYLPAFVVRSSWAPTDADRRAVAAVMLSHARGLLEGVGYGTGGKVLDLGVGLDYGEVFVGNIGGTEALRDFTAVGDVVNTAARLQSCARGGEVMVSQRLGRFLDEPAGRSELVSLKGKREPFAAQRVQWFLGDR
- a CDS encoding ABC transporter substrate-binding protein, which produces MGLPRRFGALLVAVVATACAPAAEPYSAPRPQDCRKDHLTTLYPGVFTFGTDQPVYPPWYIGDNPANGEGFESALAYAVAAELGYRGQEVRWVRVPFSEAIAAGPKSFDASLSQFSITQPRKAAVDFSSPYFDVSQAVVTVRSSPAARARSLADLRPLRLGAQVGTTSQTAATAVTGDAPVSAYNTNGDAKLALGSGEIDAVVADLPTAFALASELRDGMMVGRLPNESADVEQFGIVLDKDSGLTRCVSFVVDSLRADGTLAQLENTWLAEGGDAPILT
- a CDS encoding FABP family protein; this encodes MTSGDDAVAAAAERAKTTAARNIPVFADLPAPADTANLREGVNLNDALLALLPLVGVWRGEGEGRGAHGDYRFGQQIVVSHDGGDYLIWEARSWRLSEAGDYEEHTLRESGFWRFVDDPADPSESQAIELLLAHSAGYVELFYGRPRNQSSWELVTDALARSKSGVLVGGAKRLYGIVEGGDLAYVEERVDADGGLVPHLSARLSRYVG
- a CDS encoding DUF1416 domain-containing protein, translating into MCTAPKQGLTLPAGVDLEKETVITGRVVDGSGQAVGGAFVRLLDSSDEFTAEVVASATGDFRFFAAPGTWTLRALSKVGKGDAVVAPSGAGIHEVHVKVA
- a CDS encoding sulfurtransferase produces the protein MARSDVLVTAEWAENNLNAPNTVFVEVDEDTSAYDTGHIEGAVRIDWKTDLQDPVRRDFVDQQQFSKLLSERGIAGDDTVILYGGNNNWFAAYAYWYFKLYGHQDVKLLDGGRKKWELDGRPLSTDTVQRPETSYTAKAPDTSIRAFRDEVIAAINNKNLVDVRSPDEFSGKILAPAHLPQEQSQRPGHIPGAINVPWSKAANDDGTFKSDEDLAKLYSEAGLDGEKETIAYCRIGERSSHTWFVLQELLGHQNVKNYDGSWTEYGSLVGAPIELGS
- a CDS encoding DUF4395 domain-containing protein yields the protein MPTTNNQVPDQVDARGPRFVAWVTAGVLVAVLLVSAVSPLGAAVLLGAQSVVFAVGAVLGPRRHPYGLVFGRLIAPHLAPVTDKEPAAPLRFAQLVGLVFGLVGVVGFAAGLPLLGLIATGSALTAAFLNAAFGICLGCQLYPLVARLTQTRSNRKELVHGTF
- a CDS encoding Ms5788A family Cys-rich leader peptide, with amino-acid sequence MLTKRRAVDLCRVAGSCCCCCSC
- a CDS encoding thioredoxin family protein, with product MSSSWVLAITVLIAALGVAFVVGRLITLRAGLLRSAEDAANVDTSDLGLSTTGPTVLHFSAPWCGPCDAVRRVVEEVCAELPRVAHVEIDMDANPEAARRLSVLSLPTTIVFDADGRPRYRTHGVPRAADLRAAVEPLLA